One Pseudomonas lalucatii genomic window carries:
- a CDS encoding tripartite tricarboxylate transporter permease: protein METLHFLSQGFEVATRPDNLLVALFGAFVGTVVGLLPGLGPINGVALLLPLAFAFGLPPETALILLAAVYLGCEYGGRISAILLNVPGDAAAVMTTLDGYPLARQGKAGIALSLSAVSSFVGSIVATCGVVLFAPLLAKWAVAFGPAEYFVLMIFAIACLGGMVGDKPVKTLMAALIGLALATVGVDSTTGVYRFTFGSVSLSDGIQFIIVVIGFFSVSEILVMLENTHAGQQAVKTSGRLLFNLKEFCATFWTMLRSALAGFVIGTLPGAGATIASAMTYMTEKRLAGASGKFGDGDLRGLAAPEAANNASACGSLIPMLTLGVPGSGTTAVMIGALALYNITPGPMLFEQQPDVVWGLIASLFIGNIILLVMNIPLIGLFSRMLSVPNWILVPAITVISMVGVYAVHSTTFDLLLMIGLGVFGYLLRKLDFPLSAVILGFVLGELMEDNLRRALSISAGELSILWSSPISLCLWALAALMLAMPGLRWMRGRTRARLANA from the coding sequence ATGGAAACGTTGCATTTCTTGAGCCAGGGCTTCGAGGTCGCCACCCGCCCGGACAACCTGCTGGTGGCGCTGTTCGGCGCCTTCGTCGGCACCGTGGTCGGCCTGCTGCCGGGCCTGGGCCCGATCAACGGGGTGGCCCTGCTGCTGCCCCTGGCCTTCGCCTTCGGCCTGCCGCCGGAGACCGCGCTGATCCTGCTGGCCGCGGTGTACCTGGGCTGCGAGTACGGCGGGCGCATTTCCGCCATCCTGCTCAACGTGCCGGGCGACGCCGCGGCGGTGATGACCACCCTCGACGGCTACCCCCTGGCGCGCCAGGGCAAGGCCGGCATCGCCCTGTCGCTGTCGGCGGTCAGCTCCTTCGTCGGCAGCATAGTCGCCACCTGCGGCGTGGTGCTGTTCGCCCCGCTGCTGGCCAAGTGGGCGGTGGCCTTCGGCCCGGCCGAATACTTCGTGCTGATGATCTTCGCCATCGCCTGCCTCGGCGGCATGGTCGGCGACAAGCCGGTCAAGACCCTGATGGCGGCGCTGATCGGCCTGGCCCTGGCCACGGTCGGCGTCGACTCCACCACCGGGGTGTACCGCTTCACCTTCGGCAGCGTCAGCCTGTCCGACGGCATCCAGTTCATCATCGTGGTGATCGGCTTCTTCAGCGTCAGCGAGATCCTGGTGATGCTGGAGAACACCCACGCCGGGCAGCAGGCGGTGAAGACCAGCGGCCGGCTGCTGTTCAACCTCAAGGAGTTCTGCGCCACCTTCTGGACCATGCTGCGCAGCGCCCTGGCCGGCTTCGTCATCGGCACCCTGCCCGGCGCCGGCGCGACCATCGCCAGCGCCATGACCTACATGACCGAGAAGCGTCTGGCCGGTGCCTCCGGCAAGTTCGGCGACGGCGACCTGCGCGGCCTGGCCGCCCCGGAGGCGGCCAACAACGCCTCGGCCTGCGGCTCGCTGATCCCCATGCTGACCCTCGGCGTGCCGGGCTCGGGCACCACCGCGGTGATGATCGGCGCCCTGGCGCTGTACAACATCACCCCAGGGCCGATGCTGTTCGAGCAGCAGCCGGACGTGGTCTGGGGGCTGATCGCCTCGCTGTTCATCGGCAACATCATCCTGCTGGTGATGAACATCCCGCTGATCGGCCTGTTCTCGCGCATGCTCAGCGTGCCGAACTGGATTCTGGTGCCGGCCATCACGGTGATCAGCATGGTCGGCGTGTACGCCGTGCACAGCACCACCTTCGACCTGCTGCTGATGATCGGCCTGGGCGTGTTCGGCTACCTGCTGCGCAAGCTGGACTTCCCGCTGTCGGCGGTGATCCTCGGCTTCGTCCTCGGCGAGCTGATGGAGGACAACCTGCGCCGCGCCCTGTCGATCTCCGCCGGCGAGCTGAGCATCCTCTGGTCCAGCCCGATCAGCCTGTGCCTGTGGGCGCTGGCCGCGCTGATGCTGGCCATGCCGGGCCTGCGCTGGATGCGCGGACGCACCCGCGCGCGCCTGGCCAATGCCTGA
- a CDS encoding response regulator has protein sequence MRILLVEDHPQLAASVAQALKAAGWTVDLLHDGVAADLALAGEDYALAVLDIGLPRLDGFEVLARLRDRGQTLPVLMLTARGEVKDRVHGLNLGADDYLAKPFELSELEARVKALLRRSVLGGEQQQRCGELLYDLGTRRFSLRGEPLSLTSREQAVLEAMIARPGRVMSKEQLAAQVFGLDEEASSDAMEIYVHRLRKKLEGSGVRIVTFRGLGYLLEAVGG, from the coding sequence GTGCGGATATTGCTGGTCGAAGACCATCCACAGCTGGCTGCCAGCGTGGCCCAGGCGCTGAAGGCGGCCGGCTGGACGGTGGATCTGCTGCACGACGGGGTGGCCGCGGACCTGGCCCTGGCCGGCGAGGACTACGCCCTGGCGGTTCTCGATATCGGTCTGCCGCGGCTGGACGGCTTCGAGGTGCTGGCGCGCTTGCGCGACCGTGGCCAGACCCTGCCGGTGCTGATGCTGACCGCCCGCGGCGAGGTCAAGGACCGGGTCCACGGGCTCAACCTGGGCGCCGACGACTACCTGGCCAAGCCCTTCGAGCTGAGCGAGCTGGAGGCGCGGGTCAAGGCCCTGCTGCGCCGCAGCGTACTTGGCGGCGAACAGCAGCAGCGTTGCGGCGAGCTGCTCTACGACCTCGGCACCCGGCGCTTCAGCCTGCGCGGCGAGCCGCTGAGCCTGACCTCCCGCGAGCAGGCGGTGCTGGAGGCGATGATCGCCCGCCCCGGCCGGGTGATGAGCAAGGAGCAGCTGGCGGCCCAGGTGTTCGGCCTGGACGAGGAGGCCAGCAGCGATGCGATGGAGATCTACGTGCACCGCCTGCGCAAGAAGCTCGAGGGCAGCGGCGTGCGCATCGTCACCTTCCGCGGCCTGGGTTACTTGTTGGAGGCTGTCGGTGGCTGA
- the ung gene encoding uracil-DNA glycosylase produces the protein MTAVDHIKLEAGWKQALREEFDKPYMKELGDFLRQEKAAGKEVYPPGPLIFNALNSTPLARVKVVIIGQDPYHGPGQAHGLCFSVQPGVPTPPSLLNIYKELKRDLNIDIASHGCLQHWAEQGVLLLNTSLTVERGVAGSHAGKGWQLFTDRVIETVSQQCEHLVFLLWGAHAQSKQRLIDPTRHLILRSPHPSPLSAHRGFIGNGHFGRTNKFLEQNGLTPVDWRLPEL, from the coding sequence ATGACCGCCGTCGACCACATCAAACTCGAAGCCGGCTGGAAGCAGGCCCTGCGCGAGGAGTTCGACAAGCCCTACATGAAGGAGCTGGGCGACTTCCTGCGCCAGGAGAAGGCCGCCGGCAAGGAGGTCTACCCGCCGGGGCCGCTGATCTTCAATGCGCTCAACTCCACGCCGCTGGCGCGGGTCAAGGTGGTGATCATCGGCCAGGACCCCTATCACGGCCCGGGCCAGGCCCATGGCCTGTGTTTCTCGGTGCAGCCCGGGGTGCCGACGCCGCCCTCCCTGTTGAACATCTACAAGGAGCTCAAGCGCGACCTGAACATCGACATCGCCAGCCACGGCTGCCTGCAGCATTGGGCCGAGCAGGGCGTGCTGCTGCTCAACACCTCGCTGACGGTGGAGCGCGGCGTCGCCGGCTCCCATGCCGGCAAGGGCTGGCAACTGTTCACCGACAGGGTGATCGAGACCGTCAGCCAGCAGTGCGAGCACCTGGTGTTCCTGCTGTGGGGCGCCCATGCCCAGAGCAAGCAGCGCCTGATCGACCCGACCCGGCATTTGATCCTGCGCTCGCCGCACCCCTCGCCACTGTCCGCCCACCGCGGCTTCATCGGCAACGGCCACTTCGGTCGCACCAACAAGTTCCTCGAGCAGAACGGCCTGACGCCGGTGGACTGGCGCCTGCCCGAGCTGTAA
- a CDS encoding CoA-acylating methylmalonate-semialdehyde dehydrogenase yields MAKAIPQLIEGQWRESRAREFIEVTDPATQEVLALAPKATAEEIEAAVASAKVAFLSWREVPVPERARLMLRYQHLLKEHHDELAQILSGETGKTLADAKGDVWRGIEVVEQAANIASLMMGETAENVATGIDTASWIQPLGVCTGITPFNFPAMIPLWMFPLAIAAGNTFILKPSEQDPLTPNRLAELFIEAGAPKGVLQVLHGGREVVDSLLTHPDIRAISFVGSVPVGQHIYRTGTAHLKRVQAFAGAKNHMVILPDANKDQVLSNLVGASCGAAGQRCMAISVAVFVGESKQWIDELAAQMAELRPGPWTDPHAAFGPLISQQARQRVLRLIAEGKAEGAECLLDGSHCTVEGYPNGNWLGPTLFRGVTSKMGLYREEIFGPVLVCMEVDTLDEAIALVNASPYGNGTSVFTRSGGAARHYQHAVEVGQVGVNVAIPVPLPFFSFTGWKGSFYGDLHAYGKQGVRFYTETKTVTTRWFDESPVTGPNMTIHLK; encoded by the coding sequence ATGGCCAAGGCAATCCCGCAGTTGATCGAAGGGCAGTGGCGCGAGAGCCGAGCCCGCGAATTCATCGAAGTCACCGACCCGGCGACCCAGGAGGTGCTGGCCCTGGCACCGAAGGCCACCGCCGAGGAGATCGAGGCGGCCGTGGCCAGCGCCAAGGTCGCTTTCCTGTCCTGGCGCGAAGTGCCGGTACCGGAGCGCGCGCGCCTGATGCTGCGCTACCAGCACCTGCTCAAGGAGCACCACGACGAACTGGCGCAGATCCTCAGCGGGGAGACCGGCAAGACCCTGGCCGACGCCAAGGGCGACGTCTGGCGCGGCATCGAGGTGGTCGAGCAGGCGGCCAATATCGCCAGCCTGATGATGGGCGAGACGGCCGAGAACGTCGCCACCGGCATCGACACCGCCAGCTGGATCCAGCCCCTGGGCGTGTGCACCGGGATCACCCCGTTCAACTTCCCGGCGATGATCCCGCTGTGGATGTTCCCTCTGGCCATCGCCGCCGGCAACACCTTCATCCTCAAGCCGTCGGAGCAGGACCCGCTGACCCCCAACCGCCTGGCCGAGCTGTTCATCGAGGCCGGCGCGCCCAAGGGCGTGCTGCAGGTGCTGCACGGCGGCCGCGAGGTGGTCGACAGCCTGCTCACCCACCCGGACATCCGCGCCATCTCCTTCGTCGGCTCGGTGCCGGTGGGCCAGCACATCTACCGCACCGGCACCGCCCACCTCAAGCGCGTGCAGGCCTTCGCCGGGGCGAAGAACCACATGGTGATACTGCCCGACGCCAACAAGGACCAGGTGCTCAGCAACCTGGTCGGCGCCAGCTGCGGCGCCGCCGGCCAGCGCTGCATGGCGATCAGCGTGGCAGTGTTCGTCGGTGAGTCGAAACAGTGGATCGACGAGCTGGCGGCGCAGATGGCCGAGCTGCGCCCCGGCCCCTGGACCGACCCCCATGCCGCCTTCGGCCCGCTGATCAGCCAGCAGGCCAGGCAACGGGTGCTGCGCCTGATCGCCGAGGGCAAGGCCGAGGGCGCCGAGTGCCTGCTCGATGGCTCGCACTGCACGGTCGAGGGCTATCCCAACGGCAACTGGCTGGGCCCCACCCTGTTCCGCGGCGTGACCAGCAAGATGGGCCTGTACCGCGAGGAGATCTTCGGCCCGGTGCTGGTGTGCATGGAGGTCGACACCCTGGACGAGGCCATCGCCCTGGTCAACGCCAGCCCCTACGGCAACGGCACCAGTGTCTTCACCCGCTCCGGCGGCGCCGCCCGCCACTACCAGCATGCGGTGGAGGTCGGCCAGGTCGGCGTCAACGTGGCCATCCCGGTGCCGCTGCCGTTCTTCTCCTTCACCGGCTGGAAGGGCTCGTTCTACGGCGACCTGCACGCCTACGGCAAACAGGGCGTACGCTTCTATACCGAGACCAAGACGGTCACCACCCGCTGGTTCGACGAGAGCCCGGTGACGGGGCCGAACATGACCATCCACCTGAAATAG
- a CDS encoding AbrB family transcriptional regulator — protein sequence MPDLAASPPGWRRWWATPLVGLAGGYLASLIGWPLPWIIGSLLAVIAARCGGWLIGELPGGRQTGQWLVASGIGLHFTGEVMTQLLGHFALILAGAVGTLLLSLIGIALLRRAGVDRATAFFASMPGGASEMVNLAQRHDAQIARVAAAHSLRLLLVVLLVPALFAWSLTPSQAPAPAPADWTWLGVLLPGGLLLALLWKRLRQPNPWMLGPLTLCALASVGFDLELRLPPGLGQAGQWLIGCALGCHFDRSFFRSAPGFLARILLFSLLAMLGAALLGMLLGLLLGQGASSLMLGMMPGGITELCLTAEALQLSVALVTALQVLRLFLVMFLAEPLFRLWQRLRPVTPSTTTP from the coding sequence ATGCCTGATCTGGCCGCCTCGCCGCCCGGCTGGCGCCGCTGGTGGGCCACGCCCCTGGTCGGCCTGGCCGGCGGCTACCTGGCCAGCCTGATCGGCTGGCCGCTGCCGTGGATCATCGGCTCGCTGCTGGCGGTGATCGCGGCGCGCTGCGGCGGCTGGCTGATCGGCGAACTGCCGGGCGGCCGGCAGACCGGCCAATGGCTGGTCGCCAGCGGCATCGGCCTGCACTTCACCGGCGAGGTGATGACGCAACTGCTCGGCCACTTCGCCCTGATCCTCGCCGGCGCGGTCGGCACCCTGCTGCTCAGCCTGATCGGCATCGCCCTGCTGCGCCGCGCCGGGGTCGATCGCGCCACGGCGTTCTTCGCCAGCATGCCCGGCGGCGCCAGCGAGATGGTCAACCTGGCGCAGCGGCATGACGCGCAGATCGCCCGGGTCGCCGCCGCCCACAGCCTGCGCCTGCTGCTGGTGGTACTGCTGGTGCCGGCACTGTTCGCCTGGAGCCTGACGCCCAGCCAGGCCCCCGCCCCCGCTCCGGCGGACTGGACCTGGCTGGGCGTGCTGCTGCCGGGCGGCCTGTTGCTGGCGCTGCTGTGGAAAAGGCTCAGGCAACCCAATCCCTGGATGCTCGGCCCACTGACCCTGTGCGCCCTGGCCAGCGTCGGCTTCGACCTCGAGCTGAGGCTGCCGCCGGGACTCGGCCAGGCCGGCCAGTGGCTGATCGGCTGCGCCTTGGGCTGCCACTTCGACCGCAGCTTCTTTCGCAGCGCGCCGGGCTTCCTGGCTCGCATCCTGCTGTTCAGCCTGCTGGCCATGCTCGGCGCCGCTCTGCTGGGCATGCTCCTCGGCCTGCTGCTCGGCCAGGGTGCCAGTTCGCTGATGCTGGGCATGATGCCCGGTGGCATCACCGAGCTGTGCCTGACCGCCGAAGCCCTGCAGCTGTCGGTGGCGCTGGTCACCGCGTTGCAGGTGCTGCGGCTGTTTCTGGTGATGTTCCTGGCCGAACCGCTGTTCCGCCTGTGGCAACGGCTCAGGCCGGTAACCCCTTCCACGACCACGCCTTAG
- a CDS encoding tripartite tricarboxylate transporter TctB family protein, producing MYVRLFSAVWLLLCAGLAVLAWGFQAPFSYDPVGPRAYPLLLLGLMAAGSLWLLFKPGATQLRLHLPSVKRTLLCVLALLAYALLFEALGFVLSTALATFALGLLFTGRLLPCAISGLLMGVLLFGLFDLVLDVPLPLGLFAVFVES from the coding sequence ATGTATGTCCGCCTGTTTTCCGCGGTCTGGCTGCTGCTCTGCGCCGGACTCGCAGTTCTCGCCTGGGGCTTCCAGGCGCCCTTCTCCTACGACCCGGTCGGCCCGCGCGCCTACCCCCTGCTGCTGCTCGGTCTGATGGCCGCCGGCAGCCTGTGGCTGCTGTTCAAGCCCGGCGCCACGCAGCTCCGGCTGCACCTGCCCAGCGTCAAACGCACGCTGCTGTGCGTGCTGGCCCTGCTGGCCTATGCCCTGCTGTTCGAGGCCCTGGGCTTCGTCCTCAGCACCGCCCTGGCGACCTTCGCCCTGGGCCTGCTGTTCACCGGCCGCCTGCTGCCGTGCGCCATCAGCGGCCTGCTGATGGGCGTGCTGCTCTTTGGCCTGTTCGATCTAGTGCTGGACGTGCCGCTGCCGCTCGGCCTGTTCGCCGTCTTCGTGGAGAGCTGA
- a CDS encoding DUF6279 family lipoprotein — protein MIPSWRVFCKTLPLLLGLGLLLSACSRVELIYRNLDWLLPWRLEHYLDLDRQQRAWLEPRLRAHLDWHCSRELPRNLAWLQRSRELVEQPQVSAAQLVEHLAEVDAALQRIAVQVTPTAIDLLRSLGAEQVAELESVLRADYHDDRRSFLDPPLARQIDERAARLERRLQPWFGRLNAAQRRHLALWSQALGEQNRLWLSNRLRWQSELLAALAARDSAAFPARLTRLLQARESFHDAEYRDAYSRARQAAAELLSQLLGSADVRQRRRLSQRLAQLSRDLAEQLCAASPARA, from the coding sequence ATGATTCCGAGCTGGCGAGTCTTCTGCAAAACCCTGCCCCTGCTGCTCGGCCTGGGCCTGCTGTTGAGCGCCTGCAGCCGGGTCGAGCTGATCTACCGCAACCTCGACTGGCTGCTGCCCTGGCGCCTGGAGCATTATCTCGACCTCGACCGCCAGCAGCGCGCCTGGCTCGAGCCGCGCCTGCGAGCCCACCTGGACTGGCACTGCAGCCGCGAACTGCCGCGCAACCTGGCCTGGTTGCAGCGCAGCCGCGAGCTGGTCGAGCAGCCGCAGGTCAGCGCCGCGCAACTGGTCGAGCACCTGGCCGAAGTCGATGCGGCGCTGCAGCGCATCGCCGTGCAGGTCACCCCGACCGCCATCGACCTGCTGCGGAGCCTCGGCGCCGAGCAGGTGGCCGAACTCGAGTCGGTACTTCGGGCGGACTATCACGACGATCGCCGGAGCTTTCTCGACCCACCGCTGGCGCGCCAGATCGACGAACGCGCCGCGCGCCTGGAACGGCGCCTGCAGCCCTGGTTCGGCCGGCTCAACGCCGCGCAGCGACGTCACCTCGCGCTCTGGTCCCAGGCCCTGGGCGAACAGAATCGCCTGTGGCTGAGCAACCGCCTGCGCTGGCAAAGCGAACTCCTGGCGGCACTGGCCGCGCGCGACAGCGCGGCTTTCCCCGCGCGCCTGACCCGCCTGCTGCAGGCGCGCGAGAGCTTCCACGACGCCGAGTACCGTGACGCCTACTCGCGCGCCCGACAGGCGGCCGCCGAGCTGCTCAGCCAGTTGCTCGGCAGCGCCGATGTTCGGCAGCGCCGGCGCCTGAGCCAGCGCCTGGCACAGCTCAGCCGCGACCTGGCCGAACAGCTCTGCGCTGCGTCGCCCGCGCGCGCCTGA
- a CDS encoding helix-turn-helix transcriptional regulator: protein MAMDKNSTGARVDTSNWPLPANGVRFITPPRLRRLLARHPLAQGCYPLALGFYPEASGHRMSRPAPSDHLLIYCRAGQGWLETADGRMAVGGGDLLLLPKGQAHAYGADGERPWTLYFVHFDGELAADFLRPLGQGTLRRIGVQPRLLAEFDALLGLRRQGLSLPHFIYAAHQLQSLLASLAVLPARAQLKSGRVLDVDAVQAVMRAHLHGSLNLDELAAQFKLSRFHFAKTYRALTGHAPIQDFIQLKMAHACRLLDEGTQGIRQVAEQLGYDDVYYFSRLFRKVVGMAPSHYRALHQG from the coding sequence ATGGCGATGGATAAAAACAGCACAGGTGCGCGCGTCGATACGTCCAACTGGCCGCTGCCGGCCAACGGCGTGCGCTTCATCACCCCGCCGCGCCTGCGCCGGCTGCTGGCCCGTCATCCCCTGGCCCAGGGCTGCTACCCGCTGGCCCTGGGCTTCTACCCGGAGGCGTCGGGGCATCGCATGAGCCGGCCGGCGCCGAGCGATCACCTGCTGATCTACTGCCGTGCCGGCCAGGGCTGGCTGGAAACCGCGGATGGACGAATGGCGGTCGGCGGCGGCGATCTGCTGCTGCTGCCCAAGGGCCAGGCCCACGCCTATGGCGCCGATGGCGAGCGGCCCTGGACCCTGTACTTCGTACACTTCGACGGCGAGCTGGCGGCGGACTTCCTGCGTCCCCTGGGCCAGGGGACGTTGCGGCGCATCGGCGTGCAGCCGCGCCTGCTGGCCGAGTTCGATGCGCTGCTGGGCCTGCGCCGGCAGGGCCTGAGCCTGCCGCACTTCATCTATGCGGCGCACCAGCTGCAGTCCCTGCTGGCCTCGCTGGCGGTGCTGCCGGCCCGGGCCCAGCTGAAATCCGGGCGGGTGCTGGACGTCGACGCGGTACAGGCGGTGATGCGTGCCCACCTGCACGGCTCGCTCAACCTCGATGAACTGGCGGCGCAGTTCAAGCTGTCGCGTTTCCACTTCGCCAAGACCTACCGCGCCCTGACCGGCCATGCGCCGATCCAGGACTTCATCCAGCTGAAGATGGCCCATGCCTGCCGCCTGCTGGACGAGGGCACCCAGGGCATCCGCCAGGTCGCCGAACAGCTGGGCTATGACGACGTCTATTACTTCTCGCGGCTGTTCCGCAAGGTGGTGGGCATGGCGCCCAGCCACTACCGGGCGCTGCACCAGGGCTGA
- a CDS encoding OprD family porin codes for MPNASRQALSPAHLLSLAISTALLAPAAQAAFIDDSSASLSTTNIYLNRDFREGDGQNKREEWGQGFILGIKSGYTEGSVGFGLDALGMLGVKLDSSASRTGTGLLPKQDDGGAPDEFSRLGLTAKVKVSATELRYGTHVPDLPVVKASDSRLLPQVFEGGLLTSSELKGLTFTGGHLDKAIDRASSNSEEMLLNNRNKRFPGGVTADHLDLLGLDYQFNQNLKGRYFHAELDDIYRQNFFNLLASYPLGGGTAAADLRLMLSDDSGAAKAGEIDNRALNGVLSYAHSGHKLSLAYQDMSGDTGYAYIEGSDPYLVNDSANDYANPDEKSWSARYDYNFAALGLPGLNFVARYIKGTDARIIGSDARGSEWEHNFEVKYVVQSGPAKNLYVRLRNANFRSDFARDSDEYRVVVGYTLPIL; via the coding sequence ATGCCCAACGCATCACGCCAGGCATTGTCGCCTGCTCACCTGCTCAGCCTGGCCATCAGCACGGCCCTGCTCGCCCCTGCTGCACAGGCCGCCTTCATCGACGACAGCAGCGCCAGCCTGTCCACCACCAATATCTACCTGAACCGAGACTTCCGCGAAGGCGACGGCCAGAACAAGCGCGAGGAGTGGGGCCAGGGCTTTATCCTCGGCATCAAGTCCGGTTACACCGAGGGCAGCGTCGGCTTCGGCCTCGACGCCCTGGGCATGCTCGGCGTCAAGCTGGATTCCAGTGCCAGCCGCACCGGCACCGGCCTGCTGCCGAAGCAGGACGACGGCGGGGCCCCGGACGAGTTCAGCCGCCTGGGCCTGACCGCCAAGGTCAAGGTATCCGCCACCGAGCTGCGCTACGGCACCCACGTGCCCGACCTGCCGGTGGTCAAGGCCAGCGACAGCCGCCTGCTGCCCCAGGTGTTCGAGGGCGGCCTGCTGACCTCCTCCGAGCTGAAGGGCCTGACCTTCACCGGCGGGCATCTGGACAAGGCCATCGACCGCGCCTCGAGCAACTCCGAGGAGATGCTGCTCAACAACAGGAACAAGCGCTTCCCCGGCGGCGTGACGGCTGACCACCTGGACCTGCTCGGTCTCGACTACCAGTTCAACCAGAACCTCAAGGGCCGCTACTTCCATGCCGAGCTGGACGACATCTACCGGCAGAACTTCTTCAACCTGCTGGCCAGCTACCCCCTGGGCGGCGGCACCGCGGCCGCCGACCTGCGCCTGATGCTCAGCGACGACAGCGGCGCGGCCAAGGCCGGCGAAATCGACAACCGCGCACTGAACGGCGTGCTCAGCTACGCCCACAGCGGACACAAGCTGAGCCTGGCCTATCAGGACATGAGCGGCGACACCGGCTATGCCTACATCGAGGGCAGCGACCCCTACCTGGTCAACGACTCCGCCAACGACTACGCCAACCCGGACGAAAAATCCTGGTCGGCCCGCTACGACTACAACTTCGCCGCCCTCGGCCTGCCCGGTCTGAACTTCGTCGCTCGCTATATCAAGGGCACTGACGCGCGAATCATCGGCAGCGACGCGCGCGGCAGCGAGTGGGAACACAACTTCGAGGTCAAGTACGTGGTGCAGAGCGGCCCGGCCAAGAACCTCTACGTGCGCCTGCGTAACGCGAATTTCCGCTCCGACTTCGCCCGCGACTCCGACGAGTACCGCGTGGTCGTCGGCTACACCCTGCCGATCCTGTAA
- a CDS encoding Bug family tripartite tricarboxylate transporter substrate binding protein, translating to MKTVFSTLALATACLAFSGQLLAGEPKRPECIAPAKPGGGFDLTCKLAQSGLKDGGLLKAPMRVTYMPGGVGAVAYNAVVAQRADDPGTIVAFSSGSLLNLAQGKFGRYDEHAVRWLAAVGTDYGAITVRADSPYQTLNDLVDALKKDPASIVFGAGATIGGQDWMQTALIARAAGIDPKNLRYVAFEGGGETLTAMLGGHVQVTSSGLGEVTPQLAANKVRILAVLADERLPGKLAAIPTAKEQGYDISWPVIRGFYVGPEVSDEQYGWWKQQFDAMLASEDFATLREQRDLLPLAMTGDELNAFVLKQVEEYKALAGEFGLVQ from the coding sequence ATGAAAACTGTCTTCAGCACACTGGCCCTGGCCACCGCCTGCCTGGCCTTCAGCGGCCAACTGCTGGCCGGCGAACCCAAGCGCCCCGAGTGCATCGCCCCGGCCAAGCCCGGCGGCGGCTTCGACCTGACCTGCAAGCTGGCCCAGAGCGGCCTCAAGGACGGCGGCCTGCTCAAGGCGCCGATGCGCGTCACCTACATGCCCGGCGGTGTCGGCGCGGTGGCCTACAACGCGGTGGTCGCCCAGCGCGCCGATGACCCGGGCACCATAGTCGCCTTCTCCAGCGGATCCTTGCTCAACCTGGCCCAGGGCAAGTTCGGCCGCTACGACGAGCACGCGGTGCGCTGGCTGGCCGCGGTCGGCACCGACTACGGCGCCATCACCGTGCGCGCCGACTCGCCGTACCAGACCCTGAATGACCTGGTCGACGCCCTGAAGAAGGACCCGGCGAGCATCGTCTTCGGCGCCGGCGCGACCATCGGCGGCCAGGACTGGATGCAGACCGCGCTGATCGCCCGCGCCGCCGGCATCGACCCGAAGAACCTGCGCTACGTGGCCTTCGAGGGCGGCGGCGAGACCCTCACCGCCATGCTCGGCGGCCACGTGCAGGTGACCAGCAGCGGCCTCGGCGAAGTCACCCCGCAGCTGGCGGCGAACAAGGTGCGCATCCTCGCGGTGCTGGCCGACGAGCGCCTGCCGGGCAAGCTGGCCGCCATCCCCACCGCCAAGGAGCAGGGCTATGACATCAGCTGGCCGGTGATCCGCGGCTTCTACGTCGGCCCCGAGGTCAGCGACGAGCAGTACGGCTGGTGGAAGCAGCAGTTCGACGCGATGCTGGCCAGCGAGGACTTCGCCACGCTGCGCGAACAGCGCGACCTGCTGCCGCTGGCCATGACCGGCGACGAACTCAATGCCTTCGTGCTCAAGCAGGTCGAGGAGTACAAGGCGCTGGCCGGCGAGTTCGGCCTGGTTCAATAA